In one Lolium rigidum isolate FL_2022 chromosome 3, APGP_CSIRO_Lrig_0.1, whole genome shotgun sequence genomic region, the following are encoded:
- the LOC124698952 gene encoding RING-H2 finger protein ATL51-like, translating to MPPPPENHPLPPPRPRPKPKPPKPKPPKPRPAAVRDQTHGVAVPLPPDPIACALHCSQACAFHSLCAPPPPPSRTTTLHLQSSRSRLPTPLIALSASVLAVSVLLLLVLLVCRVVRWRRRRQTATTQQHAPLNQHHAVDEEGGPIPLATAPADEQGSDDGDGMHHVWYIKTVGLDERAIAAITALVYDAEKCRGVGADGGCAVCLAEFRDGETLRLLPRCAHAFHRACIDTWLRAHVNCPLCRAPVKVASGNAAALAVNLDVAAGAEEEAGRDGEDTPTEDRALRRAASMLALPRRAWPDVDSLRAPASNSARQGEMGLAKITRVLKLSEALEMAGIGERRSASFSAAASLRLPGRSPQPAADDNTR from the coding sequence ATGCCTCCGCCGCCGGAGAACCATCCCctgccgccgcctcggccacgGCCCAAGCCAAAGCCTCCCAAGCCCAAGCCACCCAAACCCAGGCCGGCGGCGGTGCGCGACCAGACCCACGGCGTCGCCGTCCCGCTGCCTCCCGACCCCAtcgcctgcgccctccactgCTCCCAGGCCTGCGCCTTCCACAGCctctgcgcgccgccgccgccgccctcgcgcaCCACCACCCTTCACCTCCAGTCCTCCCGCTCCCGCCTCCCCACCCCGCTCATCGCGCTCTCCGCCTCCGTCCTCGCcgtctccgtcctcctcctcctcgtcctcctcgtctgcCGCGTCGtgcggtggcgccggcggcgccagACCGCCACGACACAGCAGCATGCGCCGCTGAACCAACACCACGCCGTCGACGAGGAGGGCGGTCCCATACCCCTGGCCACGGCGCCGGCGGATGAGCAGGGCTCGGACGACGGCGACGGGATGCACCACGTGTGGTACATAAAGACCGTGGGGCTCGACGAGCGCGCCATCGCGGCCATCACCGCGCTCGTCTACGACGCCGAGAAGTGCCGCGGCGTCGGAGCCGACGGCGGCTGCGCGGTCTGCCTCGCCGAGTTCCGCGACGGGGAGACGCTGCGCCTGCTGCCGCGCTGCGCGCACGCCTTCCACCGCGCCTGCATCGACACCTGGCTGCGCGCCCACGTCAACTGCCCGCTCTGCCGCGCCCCCGTCAAGGTCGCCTCCGGCAACGCCGCCGCGCTCGCGGTGAACCTTGACGTGGCTGCtggcgccgaggaggaggccggccgcgaTGGCGAAGACACGCCCACGGAGGACCGCGCTCTCAGGCGCGCCGCGTCCATGCTGGCGCTGCCCAGGCGTGCGTGGCCGGACGTCGACTCCCTACGAGCGCCCGCGTCCAACAGCGCGCGCCAGGGGGAGATGGGCCTAGCCAAGATCACTCGGGTGCTCAAGCTCTCGGAAGCGTTGGAGATGGCCGGGATCGGGGAACGCAGGTCGGCGTCCTTCAGCGCGGCGGCCTCCCTACGTTTGCCAGGGCGGTCACCCCAGCCGGCCGCCGACGACAACACACGGTGA